Proteins encoded in a region of the Campylobacter sp. MIT 99-7217 genome:
- the gltX gene encoding glutamate--tRNA ligase encodes MYRFAPSPTGDMHIGNLRAAIFNYICAKQKGVDFILRIEDTDTARNIAGKEEEIKEILKLFGISWQHFYVQSQNLKFHRQMALKLVSKKKAFACFCTSEELEAKKEAAKLAKKAYRYDGTCENLTDSEVLMNEKPFVIRLKKPSKTMEFEDLIKGKLKFEPEAVDSFVIMRADKTPTYNFACAVDDMLEGVTCIIRGEDHVSNTPKQEHIRASLNYDKKMSYAHLPIILNEEGVKMSKREAHSSVKWLLDEGILPESIANYLIMLGNKTPRELFTLEESFEFFDIKKVSKAPARFDLKKLLQLNREHIKLMSDEALCEALGFKDFKLNETLKKDFANLAKFYTQEASTIKELRAKFALIFGKKDFGEFSAECELILKALKDLNLPETYEEFKTSLMKATNLKGKSFFMPLRLVLTGSVHGPELAELYGFLKKFLKFRE; translated from the coding sequence ATGTATCGTTTTGCACCCTCGCCAACAGGCGATATGCATATAGGTAACTTAAGAGCGGCGATTTTTAACTATATTTGTGCGAAACAAAAAGGCGTGGATTTTATTTTGCGTATCGAGGATACCGATACTGCTCGCAATATCGCAGGAAAAGAAGAAGAAATCAAAGAAATTTTAAAGCTTTTTGGTATTTCGTGGCAACATTTTTATGTGCAAAGCCAAAACCTCAAATTCCACCGCCAAATGGCTTTAAAGCTTGTAAGCAAGAAAAAAGCTTTTGCTTGTTTTTGCACGAGCGAAGAACTTGAAGCCAAAAAAGAAGCCGCAAAGCTTGCAAAAAAAGCTTACAGATACGATGGAACTTGTGAGAATTTGACAGATAGCGAAGTTTTGATGAATGAAAAGCCCTTTGTGATCCGCCTTAAAAAACCAAGCAAAACAATGGAATTTGAAGATCTTATAAAAGGCAAGCTTAAATTTGAGCCTGAGGCTGTGGATAGCTTTGTGATCATGCGTGCGGATAAAACGCCAACTTATAATTTTGCCTGTGCGGTTGATGATATGCTTGAGGGCGTTACTTGCATTATAAGAGGCGAAGATCATGTTTCAAATACGCCTAAGCAAGAGCATATCAGAGCAAGCTTAAACTACGATAAAAAAATGTCTTATGCACATTTGCCTATCATTTTAAATGAAGAGGGTGTGAAGATGAGCAAAAGAGAGGCACACTCTAGCGTAAAATGGCTTTTAGATGAGGGAATTTTGCCTGAATCTATTGCAAATTATCTCATCATGCTTGGAAATAAAACGCCTAGGGAGCTTTTTACCCTTGAAGAAAGCTTTGAGTTTTTTGATATTAAAAAAGTGTCTAAAGCACCGGCTAGATTTGACCTTAAAAAGCTTTTACAGCTCAATAGAGAGCATATCAAGCTCATGAGTGATGAAGCCTTGTGCGAGGCTTTGGGTTTTAAGGATTTTAAGCTTAATGAGACTTTGAAAAAAGACTTTGCAAATTTGGCTAAATTTTATACTCAAGAAGCAAGCACCATTAAGGAGCTAAGAGCTAAATTTGCTTTGATTTTTGGTAAGAAAGATTTTGGTGAATTTAGTGCTGAATGCGAGCTTATCTTAAAGGCTTTGAAAGATTTAAACCTGCCTGAAACTTATGAGGAGTTTAAAACGAGCCTGATGAAGGCTACAAATTTAAAAGGCAAAAGCTTTTTTATGCCTTTAAGGCTCGTTTTAACAGGCAGCGTTCATGGTCCTGAGCTTGCTGAACTTTATGGCTTTTTGAAAAAATTTTTGAAATTTAGGGAGTAA
- a CDS encoding metallophosphoesterase has product MLFLVFSIIFTLIFALANVYIYKRLFMKIPFLHTHKKWVFAVVLIIFIMQACFLPFRAEDRFASSLYVALSHSFAFTYFFFFVTLFKDILAFFIRLWAKNAKGVKFDEKRRASIKFLFNLSLIIFGLGLILRGWGNANFIPNVRKIELKIKNLKQNLRIAMISDVHLGKNLHEGFLAKLVDKINALEPDLVVIVGDFIDTKPQDVAPYISKINELKSKFGTFYSLGNHEYYRGLDEILKLLKEKTNLKILINESVDIGVLNIAGLADLAGLRFENLNDEKNGVGLSGLGLNGELNFIPDIEKATANLSEDKPSILLSHQPKSVNLYDVSKFDLVLSGHTHAGQVFPFGILVYLQQGFLHGLYTLSEKTKLYVSSGAGFWGPAIRFLAPSEIALLELQGE; this is encoded by the coding sequence ATGTTGTTTTTAGTTTTTTCCATAATTTTTACCTTGATTTTCGCCCTTGCAAATGTCTATATTTACAAGCGTTTGTTTATGAAAATCCCTTTTTTGCACACACATAAAAAATGGGTTTTTGCCGTGGTTTTGATCATTTTTATCATGCAGGCTTGTTTTTTGCCTTTTCGTGCAGAAGATCGCTTTGCAAGTAGCCTTTATGTAGCACTTTCTCATAGCTTTGCTTTTACTTATTTTTTCTTTTTTGTAACGCTTTTTAAGGATATTTTGGCTTTTTTCATCAGGCTTTGGGCAAAAAATGCCAAGGGTGTGAAATTTGATGAAAAACGCCGTGCGAGCATTAAATTTCTTTTTAATCTAAGTTTGATCATCTTTGGTTTGGGGCTAATTTTAAGGGGCTGGGGTAATGCAAATTTTATCCCAAATGTAAGAAAAATAGAGCTTAAAATCAAAAATTTAAAACAAAATCTTCGTATAGCCATGATCAGCGATGTGCATTTGGGTAAAAATTTACACGAGGGCTTTTTAGCAAAACTTGTTGATAAGATAAATGCTTTAGAGCCTGATTTAGTCGTTATTGTTGGGGATTTCATCGATACAAAGCCCCAAGATGTCGCACCTTATATTTCTAAAATTAACGAGCTAAAAAGCAAATTTGGCACTTTTTATTCTTTGGGAAATCATGAGTATTACAGAGGTTTAGATGAAATTTTAAAGCTCTTAAAAGAAAAGACAAATTTAAAAATTCTCATCAATGAAAGCGTGGATATAGGGGTTTTAAATATCGCTGGGCTTGCTGATCTTGCTGGGCTTCGCTTTGAAAATTTAAACGATGAAAAAAATGGAGTAGGGCTTAGTGGGCTTGGCTTAAATGGAGAGCTAAACTTTATCCCAGATATAGAAAAAGCTACGGCAAATTTAAGCGAGGACAAACCTAGCATTTTGCTTTCTCACCAGCCAAAAAGCGTAAATTTATACGATGTAAGCAAATTTGATCTTGTTTTAAGCGGCCATACGCACGCAGGACAAGTTTTTCCTTTTGGAATTTTGGTATATTTACAACAGGGCTTTTTGCATGGGCTTTATACTTTGAGTGAGAAAACTAAGCTTTATGTGAGTAGTGGGGCTGGTTTTTGGGGTCCTGCGATAAGATTTTTAGCTCCAAGTGAGATTGCTTTGCTTGAGCTTCAAGGTGAATAA
- a CDS encoding phosphatidylserine decarboxylase yields the protein MAFSNLVSRIFGSVASVSFPSSLQAKINEAYVRHFRIDLDEFDEAKNYISLNALFTRKLLKPRKLDEGFISPSDGKILQCGISKSLENEHFALAIKGFTYSINELLSTALDEGKREFGYINIYLSPKDYHRYHAPCDIEILSVHYVSGALFSVDEKHLLKIANLYTRNERFILKCKHNQKIFFLVFVGALNVGKMNFHFDESLKFKAKSGTNFSKNYENLHIKKGEELGYFELGSTIVVIFDKKDLKLRVSSQDIVKYGQCIAEL from the coding sequence ATGGCGTTTTCAAATTTAGTTTCAAGAATTTTTGGTTCAGTAGCAAGTGTGAGTTTTCCAAGTTCTTTGCAAGCAAAGATCAATGAAGCTTATGTGAGGCATTTTAGGATAGATTTAGATGAATTTGATGAGGCAAAAAACTACATAAGTTTAAATGCTCTTTTTACAAGAAAACTTTTAAAACCAAGGAAGCTTGATGAGGGTTTTATCAGCCCAAGTGATGGTAAAATTTTACAATGTGGCATAAGCAAAAGCCTTGAAAATGAGCATTTTGCCTTGGCGATCAAGGGTTTTACTTATAGTATTAATGAGCTTTTGAGTACAGCTTTAGATGAGGGTAAAAGGGAATTTGGATATATCAATATCTATCTTTCCCCAAAAGATTATCACCGCTATCATGCACCTTGTGATATAGAAATTTTAAGCGTGCATTATGTAAGTGGTGCTCTTTTTAGTGTCGATGAAAAACATTTACTTAAAATAGCCAATCTTTACACTAGAAATGAAAGATTTATCCTTAAATGTAAGCACAATCAAAAGATCTTTTTTCTTGTTTTTGTGGGTGCTTTAAATGTTGGTAAGATGAATTTTCATTTTGATGAGAGCTTGAAATTTAAAGCAAAATCTGGAACAAATTTTAGCAAAAACTATGAAAATTTACACATTAAAAAGGGCGAAGAACTCGGGTATTTTGAGCTTGGATCGACCATTGTTGTGATTTTTGATAAAAAAGACTTGAAACTAAGGGTAAGTTCACAAGATATAGTAAAATATGGTCAGTGCATAGCGGAGTTATGA
- a CDS encoding pimeloyl-ACP methyl esterase BioG family protein — translation MNFVHMKTQFLYQGISSSNLILFFSAFGSHPSHFRHLKSNKYDVLMCYSYENIDLNLQDLIKPYENVYLIGWSLGVFAAAKLLQDYVFLKNLAINGTTAVLEILQITPEFYKKAMNEFNLLNFKKSIFAERIEQTQEFAFKDESSLKQELSNLLKFAMTPPNLRFLWDKVLISKQDKFFPPKACAEFFRHQSTLMVTNEPHFVFFGFNSWDELARL, via the coding sequence TTGAATTTTGTACATATGAAAACGCAGTTTTTGTATCAAGGCATTAGCTCAAGTAATTTGATTTTATTTTTTTCTGCTTTTGGCTCTCATCCATCGCATTTTAGGCATTTAAAATCAAATAAATACGATGTTTTAATGTGCTATTCTTATGAAAATATTGATTTAAATTTGCAAGATTTAATCAAACCTTATGAAAATGTTTATCTTATAGGTTGGTCTTTGGGGGTTTTTGCTGCTGCAAAACTCCTGCAAGACTATGTTTTTCTTAAAAATTTAGCCATAAATGGCACTACTGCTGTTCTTGAAATCTTACAAATCACTCCTGAATTTTATAAAAAAGCAATGAATGAATTTAACCTACTCAACTTTAAAAAATCCATATTTGCAGAACGCATAGAACAAACACAAGAATTTGCTTTCAAAGATGAAAGCTCTCTAAAACAAGAGCTTTCAAATTTACTCAAATTTGCTATGACGCCACCAAATTTAAGATTTTTGTGGGATAAGGTTTTGATCTCAAAACAAGATAAATTTTTCCCTCCAAAAGCTTGTGCAGAATTTTTTAGACACCAAAGCACACTCATGGTCACTAATGAGCCACATTTTGTATTTTTTGGTTTTAATTCTTGGGACGAGTTGGCAAGATTATAA
- a CDS encoding molybdenum cofactor biosynthesis protein yields MFSKKNLQTQKPIKKSDIQEYMLDDRLYGFMKNIKELAKDEDKAMLLARQLTNLIKADKGL; encoded by the coding sequence ATGTTTTCAAAAAAGAATTTACAAACGCAAAAGCCAATTAAAAAAAGTGATATCCAAGAATATATGCTTGATGATAGATTGTATGGTTTTATGAAAAATATCAAAGAACTAGCAAAAGATGAAGATAAAGCCATGTTACTTGCAAGGCAACTGACAAATCTTATCAAAGCTGATAAGGGTTTATAA
- a CDS encoding M48 family metallopeptidase, translating into MTLILILVLYTIAHISVSCVQISFLKKMSKEKAVILDEKAYLDAANISIENQKFDIFSHFYNFIIKILWLSFGFLWLKELLIKENTLFENTLYLLAFLLIGALLNLPLSLYESFVKDKKHGFSNMSMKLFIVDTLKSLVLMLVFGFLILYALLFCYEFLGSLWWFAAFLLSFVVILIINLIYPTIIAPMFNKMSKLEDEHLLAKITALMQKCGFSANGVFVMDASKRDKRLNAYFGGLFKSKRVVLFDTLLKALNERELLAVLGHELGHFVHKDLIKGLFLSAFMVFVLFFVFAHLPEFFYTQSHLDGVLGGVFALLLIFGDVFTFIFSPLLNFLSRKNEFSADLHGAKMSSKEDMKSALLALARENKAFIESSRLYEFFHLSHPSILKRIKALS; encoded by the coding sequence ATGACGCTAATTTTAATTTTAGTGCTTTATACCATAGCTCATATAAGTGTTTCTTGTGTGCAGATTTCATTTTTAAAAAAAATGAGCAAAGAAAAGGCAGTGATTTTAGATGAGAAAGCTTATTTGGATGCGGCAAATATTTCCATAGAAAATCAAAAATTTGATATTTTCTCGCATTTTTATAATTTTATCATCAAAATTTTATGGCTTAGCTTTGGCTTTTTATGGCTTAAAGAACTTTTGATTAAGGAAAATACTCTTTTTGAAAATACCCTATATTTGCTAGCTTTTTTACTTATAGGAGCTTTGCTTAATCTTCCCTTAAGTTTATACGAAAGTTTCGTGAAAGATAAAAAGCATGGCTTTTCAAACATGAGCATGAAGCTTTTTATCGTCGATACATTAAAAAGCCTTGTTTTGATGCTTGTTTTTGGCTTTTTGATTCTTTATGCCTTGCTTTTTTGCTACGAATTTTTGGGTTCTTTGTGGTGGTTTGCAGCTTTTTTGCTTTCTTTTGTGGTGATTTTAATCATAAATTTGATTTATCCAACCATTATAGCTCCTATGTTTAACAAAATGAGCAAGCTTGAAGATGAGCATTTGCTCGCAAAGATCACAGCTCTTATGCAAAAATGTGGCTTTAGTGCAAATGGTGTTTTTGTTATGGACGCAAGCAAAAGGGATAAAAGGCTTAATGCTTATTTTGGAGGGCTTTTCAAAAGTAAAAGAGTTGTGCTTTTTGACACGCTTTTAAAAGCCTTAAATGAAAGGGAGCTTTTAGCGGTTTTAGGGCATGAACTTGGTCATTTTGTGCATAAAGACTTAATAAAGGGTTTGTTTTTAAGTGCTTTTATGGTCTTTGTTTTGTTTTTTGTTTTTGCTCATTTGCCTGAGTTTTTTTATACTCAAAGTCATTTAGACGGCGTTTTGGGTGGTGTTTTTGCACTTTTGTTGATCTTTGGTGATGTTTTTACTTTTATCTTTTCGCCTTTGTTAAATTTTTTAAGTCGTAAAAATGAATTTAGCGCTGATTTGCATGGTGCTAAAATGAGTTCAAAAGAAGATATGAAAAGTGCCTTGCTTGCTTTAGCAAGGGAAAATAAAGCCTTTATAGAAAGCTCTAGGCTTTATGAGTTTTTTCATTTGTCCCACCCAAGTATATTAAAAAGGATTAAAGCCTTATCTTGA